GGGAACTGTCTTCCGGCTAGTGACGCAGGGACACCCAAGCGTGGTACAGCTGCAGCTCCTCCCCACGTCTCCAACATTAGTATCCGATACAAAAAGATGAGCCTGGAGCTCAGATCTGGCATTTTGTGCAGCACCATTAAAATCCCAGGCACCTGGTACCCTAGGTGATGCCCACGGCACACTGCTGATCCCAACAGTAACAAATTCTTTACAAGCACAACAACTGTCCTGGTGGCTTGTGTTCCTGCAGCTGCCTGCACCCAGGCCTCCTGCAGTGGCCATGGCGAGTGTATAGAGACCGTCAACAACTACACCTGCAGGTGCCAGCCCGGCTTCCGTGGACTCGAGTGTGAGCAAGGTAAGTTGTTGTCACCTCCCCCTTCACTTGGGACCGAGGCCCCTTccctcccagctgctctggagtgTGGCCTGCATATCTTCCCTCCCTGGACCAGTCAGAGCCTGTCTTCCTCCCGCCGTCGGAGGTGAGGGCTGGGCAGAACTCACCTGGGTCCCCTTTGCAGTTGTGACCTGTGAAGCACAGAAGGACCCTGAGCATGGAAGGTTGGATTGCACTGCACCCTTTGGGACCTTCAGCTACAGTTCCTCCTGCTCCGTCAGCTGCGATGAGGGCTACCTGCCAAGCAGCACGGAGACCAGCCGGTGTACGTCCTCTGGGGAATGGAGTGCTCCTCCTCCCACCTGCAAAGGTGAGCCTCCAGACGCGAGGACAGTCCCCACTCACCCTCATCAACCCAGGCTCTTATCCAACCCCAGGGGAAGCTCTTTTGGTGGTCATCTTAGTAAATCATATGTGGTCTCTCAGGGACACACTTGGTTTTGACAGCCCATATGTTAGGGTgctgtctttgttttcatttgatttaagATAAAAGCCACCAGGGAGCCCAGGCTTGGCTGCCTGGAGAACCCTGCGGCCACCTGGCACACACAGGCTCCACAGGGCTCGCTCTTGCCTTCCAGCTGTGCAGTGTGCTGCTCTCTCTGCGCCCCGGAATGGCTCTGTGAGGTGCACTCCTTCCCCCACTGGGAAGTTCCCCTACAAGTCCTCTTGCACCTTCCACTGTGAGGACGGCTTTGACCTACACGGATCAGCTCAGCTGGAGTGCACATCTCAGGGACAGTGGACACACGAGGTCCCCTCCTGCCAAGGTAGGGGGAGTTCAGGTCACATGCCTCGTAAGATTGCGACCCTCAGTGGCTTCAGGGGCTTTGGTCCTAATTTCCTACATGCTGAGTCCTATGCAGGGTTTATAAGCTGCACTTCTTGGTGACTTAGGGTGCTTTAGAAGCTTCCAGCAGTTTTCCTAACCTCCACCCTTGTGTCTGTCATTTACAGTGGTGCAGTGCTCAAGCCTGGCAGCTCCAGGAAAGGTCAACGTGAGCTGCAGTGGAGAGCCTGTGGCTGGCACTGTGTGTGAGTTTGCGTGTCCCGAAGGCTGGACGCTCAATGGCTCTGCGGCTCTGACGTGTGGTGCCACAGGACACTGGTCTGGGACGCTGCCTACCTGTGAAGGTGATGCATTGACTGAGGCTGGCTGCCGGGTGACCAGAGAGAAGTGAGGGAGCCCTGTTGCCATAGCGATTAAAGATGCCTTGTGTCCATCTCAGAATGGTTACCCAGCTGGGCACATTTATGCTTATGGAGATAGGCAGGAGACGGAGACTGGGCATGTGGGTGGAAAGGGGAGAATTCCGACAAATGGCAAAGGAGAcctggagaggaaaggaagagggggaaatggaagtgtgtgtgtgtgtgtgtgtgtgtgtgtgtgagagagagagagagagagagagagagagagagagaggacgcAGGTGCAGCCAGCATCCAGCAGGCAGGGTAGAGTTCTGCCTGGCAGCGGTGGGCAGCCAAGGTGGGCTGGACGGGTCTCAACAGCCTGTTATGCCACCTCTGCCTCATGACTTGAACCAGACAGTTCAAGTTACCCGGGCACCAATGTAACAGAAAAGGTGACGTGGACGGGCAGGAAGATCTTCAAGCCAGGTCCTCATGGCCACCCTCCCCTCTGTTGCCGTAGCTCTGCCCGAGTCCAGCATTCCCTTGGCAGCTGGACTTTCTGCTGCAGGAATCTCTCTCCTGACAGTGACATCAGTTCTCCTCTGGCTTCTGAAAAACTTTCGGAAAAAAGGTGAGGGAGTTTTTGAATgtgcttcaaaaatatttttgaacatagTAATTTTTTGTCATTGATGATTGATGGTTTCTCTTGCAAATTCATACAGTAACTACAATCTAGTTATTGGGCAAACTGTAACATCTGTCTTATTATTAAGCAAAAGTTGTAGAAAAGAGTTCATAAGCATCCCAAAGTTTGAAgtgttttaggaaaataaatgcaAGGATGCTAATATTGCTCAACTCCAGGGGGCGCTATTTGTATTCAATACCGTATTGTCTCTGGAGTTTGGTTGATTTGTGCCcccagggaaatggatgaaatcatttctttaaagagTATTTGGAATACAGTCTTAAACTTGGAGATACCTCCTAAGGAATATGCAAACCCATCTATTCAAACTCATGGATTGTTTGGTCTACAgagtattttaaacaaatttaaactaAGTTCAGacatttaagaaataagaaaatttcatgttaaaaaaaaaatcctgattttgGGCTTGTCATGAAATGGCAAAGCCTCTGACTAGTGGCTGCCGTCAGAAAGCTGCCGTGTCCTTTGAAGGCTGTGCACTGTGCATTTACTTTAGTAACCTGGTCGTGTTCCCGCTCTGATTGTTACAGAGCCCAGGTGCACTGAGCTTGCAGGCCCTGATGATCAGGTCATATTGTGTCTGGATTTGCAATTAAAAGTCATTTGGTCTAAAGgatggttttctttctcttgcagcAAGGAAATTTGTCCCTGCTAGGTAAGCTGCATTCTTGCACAATGCATGCTGTGAACATTCTaaacattttcctcccttcctgctgGAAACAGTGGCTCATTAGTGTTCTTATGTATCCCACAGCAGCTGCCAAAGCCTGGAATCCTATGGAAACTACCAGATGCCTTCAGACTCCATCTAAGCTCAAAGGACTCTGGTGAGACTTGTAAGTGGAAGTCACGAGGGAACATTCTCTCTTGGCGCTCTGCTCATCCTTGGGCCCCTCCAAACCTGCCATTTCCCACAGGGACTCTCCATCTCCATGGCGCTTGCTGGaaagtcattttgtttctttgcagGAGAGGGAAGAAACAGAGATCTGGCTTTCCTGGGGCAATTCCTCTATGAAAGATAATAATGATGGTGACAGTTGACCCTTATGTGGCACTTACTGTGCCCTAGAAACTGCTCTAAGCTAGGAGCCCCATGAGATAGGGATGACTActctatttttcctcattttgaaggagcaaaggaggcagagagaagtcAAGTGACTTGCCTGAAGTCTCAAAGCCCCTAAGTGGAGGAGCTGGGATGtaaacccaggcagtctggttCTAGCATCTGTGTTCTTAAGCATCTGCTCTGCTTGGGAGGATTTGTAATGGTCCAGTGAAGTCCCttgcaatacatttttaaaaatcaatatctgATTTTTGTGCAATTTTAAGTGTATAGAAAAATCGAGCAGCGTTTTGTCATCTTTAGGGTTATCTGCATCTCGTCCTAGCATGACTCCTTGGGTGCAGTTGATGGAGCAGTAGAGATGTAGTATTGTTAACGTCCCAAGGTTACTTTAGGGTTCACTGTGTTGTGCATTCTGCTGGGTTTAACAGATGTGTGATCCCTGTAGCCACCATGAGGGTGCCATGGAGAATAGTTTCCCTGTCCTAGCTGAAGAGCACTGGCTGTTGCTCTTTGGGTGACCCCAGCCAGAGTGCACGCTGTCTGTGCTAGAACGTGTACTCTGTTGGCACCTCCAGTATGCACAAGTGTCCTGATGACACATGTTTGCTTGCACTTGCAGGAACCCTGGTGCATCCTGGGAACTAGAGTGACTCACTGAAGACAACAGAGCTGTCCTGGGCCCCTGGCCTTCCCGGACATTGTACCTGTGCCTTGACAGCTGGGACCACGACTTCAGTGGATGAGAGTTCAGAGCCAAGGACAGCCTTCCACTAAAAGACACAACGCAGAAGAAAGTCTTCTGTTTCCTATTCCCAGGATAGAAAGTGCTGGCCACTGAGGAGAGAGGATCGTCTTCAAAGCAAGTTGAAGAGACCAAAGCTCCGGACTCTCCAGAATTCCTCTCCTAACTCTCCCTGGAGGCTCTGAATCTCAGTGGAGAAACAATGTTTCCTGGCTGTTTCTCTTTAGCCCCTCACAGTGTTGCAACTGCTAGTTACAGAATTGCCTTCAGAGGGGTACATAATAATTATCAGCAGTTTACAGGAAACCAATTAGCCATAGATATTTTACTTCtaacttaaaacaaaacatacaaataacaaaaaaaaaaaaaaaaaaaaaaaaaaaaaaaacgaatttTAATGCCCAGAGATGACTGCATAGGAGTTTGTTCCTGGTGCAAGGTGCAAATCCTACTTAATGCTCAGTGCAAGGATCACCAAGCACCGTCTTAATCATGTTTACCTCTACAGAACTCAGTGCTTTTAAAGTGTTCTTAAAGGTTGTGCTCATTCTACTCACCTTGAATATAGCATAATCTTCCAGAATTAATTCAGTACAAAAGTTAAAGGTACTTGAAAAATTTGTAAATGCCGTTGACTATGATAGGGTAAAAGTTATTGCTCCTAGATCATCACCTTCTTATTTATTAACAAATTTGAATGCTATACCTGCAGTAGAtttatatcaaataataaaatacatgatcaGGGTGACGTTCTGAGAATTTTActacagtttttttaaaacatggtacTATGAAGAGAGTAAAAGCTGAACAAAGGGTTTGTATTTCATTAccacatttttcacatatttttgctttcttatgtTGAAAAACTTCTATGAGGCCAAATATTCCAATTTGGTAAAAGCATCCATGCAAACCAATGAATGTATAATTTTGTGACTTCCTTTGTAAAACAGTAATGTAGACATATGAATGTGCTTTGCCTTCCTACAAAAGTGTTTGTCAGATGTAAACATGTAATTATTTTGTACTACTTTAAGGTTTCAAATACATAAGAATTAATCATGTAAAGCACCACCTGTGGATTTTCAAAGAGCAGATGTCTAATGATTATTTCTTGGTTGTAGTATTCAGTGCTAGGTGTCTTGGAGAGGGggcagtttgtgtgtgtgagcaATGTTTCCAAGGAGAGTTTAAAACTCCTAAGGAACTTCCAGGTATTACCGACGATGAGACATTCCTGGTCCATAAGTGTCCAAGTTGCCCACACCAAAGCTTTCCCACATTTCCTTTAACTTAacatgttgaaaaagaaattttcaagtaAGTGCTGACTGACTATAGTCAGTGGCAGAACCAGCAGTAACCAGGGAGATGTGAGAAGGATGAGAAAGCAGCAGTTTCTTAAGGGGCAGAAGGACTCAGGGGAGGGGGGACTATTGTGATCAGATTACATATGGAAAGAgttattattttctctgaaattgctcaaaagttgtaaatatttatatatctgcATTATAAATAACTGCATGAAACATAAATGTGGTCTGTGTTTGGGTTCTGTATGTTTtacattatgatttaaaaatatttaacagttttaaagtatgtatttattttaggttttgtcAGCTTTATTATACTTGACATGGCATTACAAAGTTTGacaataaatatgtgtatgtttatttcCAATCTAggctctttcttaaaatttttattacatttagatAAAACTTCAACACAATGAAATACACTTTTTTGAACTGTGCAAGCTCAAGTAACCAGCGACACACTCTAACCCCAGAATGTTCTGTCTCCCCAAAAGAAACCCATCCCATTAGAGTTCCTCcgccttcttcccttcctcctgtccTGGCGACAGCTAACCTGTTTCCGCAGCTGTGGACCCACCTCTTCTGGGGATTTCTCACGCGCAGACGGCAGGGGACCTCTGTCTGGCTCCTCCCCTTGGTGCTGCTCCCCAGGCCATGCAGCAGCTGCTGCATGGCGCCTCCCTCTGTGTCCTGGTGGAGTCACCTTCCACTGCAACACTCAGCACACTTTGCTTCTCCCCTTGTCAACTCCTGGGCTTTGGGTTCTTTCCTCTTTCTGGCCACTGAGAATAATGCAGCCATGAGTTTGCAGGAACATGTTTTCAGGTAGACTTAACATCATCCATTTTTTTGACATACACCTAGCAGTGGAATTGGGACATATGGTAACCACGTTTCATCAAGGAGGAACCACCAAACCCTTTTCCAAAGGGCCTGCATcattttacaatcccaccagcaatgtgcaaGTATTCAAATTTCTCCTCTCTCTGGTTAATACTTGCTATTGTCTATCTTTTTGTCAGATAGGCATTCTGGTTATTTGggtgttttattcttcttcacTTTTGAGATGTCTGCTTAAATGTCCTGTGATGGGCTATTCTCTGTATCAAGTTGACTGGActaagggatgcccagatagctggtgAACTTTGTTTCTATGAGTGTCTGTCGGTCTGTCagggtgtttccagaagagattatCATTACAATTGGTAGACTGAGAAAGCATATTGCCTTCACCAATGTGGGTGGGTCTCATCCAATCTGCTTAACAAGAAGTTGGAGAAGCTGTAGGAAGTGTGAGCTGCAGCATCCAGCTTCTCTGGCCCTCCTTGTTCCTGAGCCTTGGGGCTTGAGCTGAATTATAGCACCAGGTTTCATTGCAGATAGCAGACCATGGGAGTTCTCAGTCTCCATAATGGCATGAATTAAGTCCTACAATAAATCTgtgcacatatgcacatgtgtgtgcctgtgtacacacacacacacacacacacacacacacacacactttattaaGTCCTACAATAAATCTgtgcacatatgcacatgtgtgtgcctgtgtacacacacacacacacacacacacactttattggTTGTGGTTCTCTGAGAGCTCTAAAACATGACAACTCACTCCTTAAACTAGGTCTCCTCTTTAAAGTTCTCATAGCtcatatttttattccttccttcaattgtaatgagtttttatttgtatagttTTAATGTCTGTCTTTCCTACCAGACTTCAAGTTCATAAGAGGTAAGGACAAATCACTGTATTCATTGGTGTGTTCCCTACAATCTAGCATATTCCTGCTATGTAACAGATACTTGAcagatatttgttgaatcaataaatgaggaggtgagtgaatgaatgaatgcatactTGGTCTTGTGATAAGGAACAGGATCACTTTCCACAGATGGAATGAATTGTCTCATCGAATGTTTAAAATGCAGTTGTGTGGGGTTGGGAGCATGGCTCAGTGCTAGAAcatttgcctagaatgtgtgaggccctgagttcaaccccagtactgagaatgaaaaggaaaatgtatatttatcaaatcctccctcccctgccagtTTTCTCTCACACATACGTGTCTATCTCTCAGAAAGCTCGGCAGTTATTTTGACTCCAAATCTAGTAATGAATCTATTCAGAGGGTAGGAGGTGTGTCAAGAAATAGGAAGTAGAAAAACAGCACAAGAACATgccacaaagaagaaaggaaaaggaaagataccAAGGGAAAAATCATCTTGCATTGCATAAGCAGTATAGACGCTTAGCATAAATCCATATGGTCacatatttttgtaaaatctataaaagaaaggtagttaaaattcttttttagctgttgatggacctttattttatttatttatatgtagtgctgagattcaaacccagtgcttcacacatgctaggcaagcactcttccactgagccacaaccccagtccaagaaAGGTACTTTTATATTCCTTTTAGTAAAGAGAGATTCTAAACTGTATAAAATTCAGGCCATGCAAAATTCTAAATCTGTCCTTGACTGCTACAGTTTGGATTCTGAATATCCCTCAAAGACCCATGAGTTGACAGCTTGGTGCCCAGGGTAGAGCTTTGGGGGGTTGTTTCAGCCTTTGaaaggtggggcctggtgggagggcCTTAGGTCACTGAGGGGACTGTAGGAAGCGggctccttcttctctctcttcctccgcTTCCTGGCCATGAGTGAGTGGTTTCACTATGCCACctactcctgccatgatgtgctccttcatcacaggcccaaaggaTGGGACCTCTGATTAAGGACTGGAACCTCAAAAATGTGAGTCGAAGTAACCCTCCTCCCTTTGCATCTGCACTGACccccaaggcccatgtgttgaagacttggtctccAGGGCAGTGCTCTCTGGAAGGGGCTGAACCTTTAGAAGGTAGGGCCTGATCAAAGAAGTTTGATCTCTGGATATGTAtcatacacaaatataaacacgtgtatttatgtacacatatacataaaacatttagtgtgcttttatacataaatatatgttttttgttttgttgttgttgttgtttttcagtgctggggattgaacccagggccttgtgtttgcgaggcaagcactctaccaactgagctatatccccagccccaatatatatgtatatttattagtttattatctaagttattttgttatagtgatgaaaatATTACTAATGCATTGGCCCAACCCAGAatattctgattcagtaggttttGGGGTAAATGCTGtgccttttgtttatttattttttccaatgtcACTCTAAGTGACTTTGATACATAATCAGGTTTGGAAATCACTGATGAAGGACTGTAGATGGATCAGTGGGTTCCTGATATTtaagttctacttttttttttttttttctggagcttTGCCACCATGTATTGGGACATAAATGGTGTAACATTATGTAGTTTGCAAAGAACTAGTTAGCAACATTCACTTTCACATCGCAGTGAAGATTCACACAACTCCTTtcgtgtgtgtgtctgttgagGAGCTACTGACTCTTTATGCTGAGGAATTCAAGGTTTTGCTTGTACTGGCTTGTAGCAATGTAGCTCTTTcagtgaggaaggaaaggagactgaatataaaattaacagttGTAAACACCAGGAAAACAGTTATTTGGTTTACTTTTTAAACTCCTATTATGAAATCAGTCTACGTCTGGCAATAGCGTACCAAACAGCAGAAGTTAATAAGGAGAAGGCTGATGGCTAGAAATGAAGACTGGAGAAGAAGGACATGAGACACTAACAGGTGTCCAGCACTCACCTCCATCACCACAAATGAACCGCAGTGACAGTGGATAGTTGCTTTTGGAGGTGGGTGTGTGAGCAAATGTTGCTAATCAGCAAGAGAGAGGCTTGGAAATGTGTAACATCCAGAGACCTGGGGCAGCAAAGGAAGAAGAGCGATAGACCCTGGCGCTGCCACTGTGGCCCAATGGTAGGGGAAGGGGACAAGGATGAAAGTCAGAGGCCCAGCAAACACCATGTCAGAGTGGGTGCTGGCAATACAGTGCCTGCAAAGTCTCACAACCTCACAGGCCTGCAGTCCACCTATATAAGTGGCCTAGAATCTGCACAGTAGCCCTGCTTTGGAAAAGGATCTCACATCAGCTCTGAGCCAGCACCCAGGGTGCTGTAGCCAGGAGCCCTCTTGAGAAGGGAGCTACTGGCTGAACTGGGACTTCTCTAGGAGTCAGAAGCCCCGGCATATCAGCACCTCTGCAGCTCCACGGATATCACCCTGCACCAACCCCCACACGCAGCCCAGCCCTCAACAAGGGCCCTCCTGGACTGCATTTCAAAAGGGCTCAGAAAAGCAGGAACAAAGACAACCCCAAATTCATAGATGGAAAGATATAACAAAagtcagagcagaaataaacaaaatagagcctaaaaataaatacaaaagatcaatgaaacaaac
This genomic stretch from Sciurus carolinensis chromosome 12, mSciCar1.2, whole genome shotgun sequence harbors:
- the LOC124962125 gene encoding E-selectin-like isoform X1; this translates as MIASQILSTLTFVLLLRESAAWTYSVSRRRMNYDEASAYCQQRYTHLVAIQNKEEIEYLNATLSYSPSYYWIGIRKVNGVWVWVGTQKPLTEEAENWAPGEPNNKQNNEDCVEIYIKRPEGSGMWNDERCSKRKLALCYTAACTQASCSGHGECIETVNNYTCRCQPGFRGLECEQVVTCEAQKDPEHGRLDCTAPFGTFSYSSSCSVSCDEGYLPSSTETSRCTSSGEWSAPPPTCKAVQCAALSAPRNGSVRCTPSPTGKFPYKSSCTFHCEDGFDLHGSAQLECTSQGQWTHEVPSCQVVQCSSLAAPGKVNVSCSGEPVAGTVCEFACPEGWTLNGSAALTCGATGHWSGTLPTCEALPESSIPLAAGLSAAGISLLTVTSVLLWLLKNFRKKARKFVPASSCQSLESYGNYQMPSDSI
- the LOC124962125 gene encoding E-selectin-like isoform X2, yielding MIASQILSTLTFVLLLRESAAWTYSVSRRRMNYDEASAYCQQRYTHLVAIQNKEEIEYLNATLSYSPSYYWIGIRKVNGVWVWVGTQKPLTEEAENWAPGEPNNKQNNEDCVEIYIKRPEGSGMWNDERCSKRKLALCYTAACTQASCSGHGECIETVNNYTCRCQPGFRGLECEQVVTCEAQKDPEHGRLDCTAPFGTFSYSSSCSVSCDEGYLPSSTETSRCTSSGEWSAPPPTCKAVQCAALSAPRNGSVRCTPSPTGKFPYKSSCTFHCEDGFDLHGSAQLECTSQGQWTHEVPSCQVVQCSSLAAPGKVNVSCSGEPVAGTVCEFACPEGWTLNGSAALTCGATGHWSGTLPTCEALPESSIPLAAGLSAAGISLLTVTSVLLWLLKNFRKKARKFVPASCQSLESYGNYQMPSDSI